The nucleotide sequence ttttataaatgagGCGTATAAATGCAAAACTcgcttttttgcaaaaaataccGAATATGACTTGACTGTAGTTTAAAATTAATTCACCAACGTACATTTAGAAAAACTTACCAAATATTTGCAAAACTGTCTCCTAAGCGGCTATTTTGTGATGTAAAAATCAGAGAAATATGCAAAACTCTCGTTTTATAACgataaaaaaacgtttttattgATTATCTCAGAAGAGTAAGCTCCCATAAGGCGAGTTTTACATTTACACGCCTCAAATGTCCCTACACAAAAtcaagtaataataataatatcggatggaatttttgccggggagatcctttcggataggtTCCAGCGCCACTTACATCTTTAACACTGTTTCAAGTAACTATAGTGTCGATGTAAACACTAGCCCAGGGGGGCAGACGgtttaacgtactctccgaggcatgGTGAAcagctcgtatcatttttagaaatgaaaatggattGTCTGTACCGGGGCTCGAACCCGGGCGCTCTGGCTTATGAGACCAGTTGTCATGCCGCGGCGCTAAGGCTGTTCACATAGAATCAAGTATTTACACACTACATAGTACTTATTGCATTTCTTTAGGTATATCAAGTATTTACACACTATATagtaggggagaccggggttGGTTGTCATACGGGGTACGTTGACATTGTGAATTTAAATTACGCGCCGTTCATAGTTAAACATAGCGCGTCGACCTGTGCATGCACAAACCGTTGGCGCTTGTGTTACCATACTTTCAGTCGAAGTTATAACTTTATCCAGTGAATATAGTGAAAATGTGTGATTTTACATTTGGTGAGTAATTTTTCGTTGTCATacacttttttttaatatataatctAGTACAAacatttaagttattttttgtgATGATGGTGTGAAAGTATATTGATAGCTCTTTAATCTGACGTAAGCAAATTTACAGTTTAtgccctaataacacaaaacattccaggaatgttcctagaaggtacacacaggacattgaaaacattccggGAATGTCCCTaaaagcacacgaacgtccctggaaagtcccaggagagtgctgtgtcagcattttaaacattccttgaatgtcttgttggaacattccatgaatgtctacgaatgttctttgaacattcacagtatattttttagactgaatgtcttgttgaaacattccatgaatgtcttgaaacattccatgaatgtctacgaatgttcttaggacattcgaagtatattttttagacattctctgaaatatatcgtcagtgatgtgacaatacctcctatatgttttttcatgagttttgcaggacacgaaaacattttttaaggtcacctcctgttttcatacgtaagttttgacttgttttgtagtaaatagatagttgaatttactacaaaacaagtcaaaaaatatatgaaaacaggaggtggcccaaacaagtttttcatcttccacaaaattcattaaaaagcagataggaggtattgtcacttcaccgacgatataccagaagtatatgtggccgtaccaaataatacatccttgataaatataaacatttttattgcacaaaatcttgtcatatatttttttccataatcattactacgatgacgattcattgtattgaattgtacattacaattacaatcaggttataactctgaccaatgagcaattttaatttaacctaaattactactgttccttaaaatgaagatgaagagcttaccccatagcgtctcttatctaatctaacaggcacacaagcactatgcctgcttttctaaccgcactattctaacatacacaagcacacaagcattatgctctgcttttcactatcacatatcactcaaactagttcaaaaggctttgtcctcttcaatcttctagtttgcccagtagtatcgaggagctggatttcctcgatattcttgtaggtacttacgaagttgttgcttgtgacttctaactttaaaacaaatccagctgtaaaatatttatgtgcctgaaggctttcaTCTCTTGCTtagagtagtaactgtgagactccaccagatataatcaactatttataatggataaatatctataatagtaatttggtggaatgcactttatggtaaaatccaattctgactgaattgtatatggatctaaatccccaattattttcagcttcaataaatatgtaaaaaaataaaagaaataatgaaaAAGGGGTTcgaggcaggttttgtttatatttgattcagagttggaccaccatctccatatagctatttcagcatccttatgcgtCTTCAGTGAAGCTCAGAAATCACAACTCTCAAATCacaaaagaaataatgttattgcttgcaaaattcatgaatattgataaatatcagagaaaaatgaacagtaaataaaaattgtttcccctacctttctccaaacgTCTGgagtttaaaataataatttccttaaataatcactttgcagtgtgataaagtttataaagttcactaaatacagcaaacgaaatccaaatgaatccaaaatagacaaaatacgacgataaacaatgaaatgaaatgatattacaaacataacctctgtaacctgtaACTTTTTGTTGTATGccaaccagaagtcacgtggcttggattgcctaaatacataatatacacgcgaggcaaatttgaaaatgaatgcaaattgaatagtaaatggcctctcttaaaatataggacattggtagtatgttcatagaatgttttgtggtaacattccacgaataacttaatcagatgttcaccgaatgttccttgaatgtccaggacattcaaacattaataggactttgatagtacattcctggaaagttttgtgttgttagggtgaATTCGTAAACACGTGTGAGCCATTTTAGTTAAAAAACCGCCATCGGGGTTGGTTGGCATTTTATGAATGGGGCAGGTTGTCACGTTGTGCCAACCTGCCCCATATCATCATTATGAAATCGAGTATTTTTAACAAAAGTATTGTCTAATTATATTATCTAATTATTTGCAGACGTAACCCTGCTAACCTATAAAAGGAAAACAGGAAAACAGGAAAAACTAGCGACAGAAAAACAAATACCGAACGAGGAAGAGAAATACGTCCCACTGAAATTCTCACAGACACACCAATCCAAAGAGCTTTAGAAGAGAGAAAAAGGCAGCGCGACGGTTGATAATGCCAAAAAAAGATTTATTCAagagaaaaataaagaagaagCGTCCATTAACAGTATCTTCAGATAAAGACTCAGACCAGGATAATGCTTTCTGTCTAGTTTGAATGGAGCCACATTCCAATAGCCGCCTTGAAGAACAGTGAATCGAATGCATTGAATGCAACTTTTCAGCACACTTCAAATGCCCTGATGGCAATATTGTGCCATATAGATATCTAAACTGCGATTGTGATGAATACtaacaatatttctaaatacacatttctaattattttattaataaaaaaattaaagttgttTGAATTAATACTTTCTTATTAAATACATTTACCCATATTTTTTCGACTTCTATTATTTTATACACCTACCTATTATTGATTACTGTTCCTTTGCATGTTGTACAAGTGTAGTTATGTTTTATACCTATATGCCAACCTACCCCAAGGGCTATGACAATTTGCCCCAATCACGGGGTAAATTGACATAGGTTGTAGAGCtactcttattattttatatgagTATGTTGGAATACACCTAGAGGTCTAGAAAAAAAGAGAATATTGAAGTAATGTTCACTTTATCTTACGGTAATGCGAACTTTTCAAAACAAGTAATATGTACTaatcttaaaaaaaatgtaataggCGAATTTATGACAACCaaccccggtctcccctacttACTGCGTTTCTTTAGGTCCTTAACTTGTCCTATTTGGAAATATGGTGGAAAATATATTATGAGCATTGATTACAATCGTGGGTACCCAAAacattaccattttgtaaaaattaaacatcctacacctacaagcaatatattccaattataaaaactAAAATAACACCATGTGTGAATTTTTGACACATTTCTGTTTTGTTTAGAAATTATTCCAGAGCAGCCAACATTAATTTGACGTCATGACTATCGCGGTccatttcacattcaaatggttctCAACCAGCatgcactctcatatgcgattttaaaacttgtttcgatgaaaactttttggtacaaatttcacattcaaatcgTTTTTCAcgagtatgcactctcatatgtgtTTTTAAATTACTCTTTGATGAAaattgtttggtgcaaatttcacattcaaatggtttttcaccagtatgcaatttcatatgtatttttaaataatactttgTTAAAAACCGTTTGGTGCAAATTTCGCATTGAACTGGTTTTcgaccagtatgcactctcatatgtgattttaaatataatatcattGGAAATTGTTtcttgcaaatttcacattcaaatggtttttcttCAGTATGCAATGTCATATGCATTAATAAATAACTCTTTGTTGAAAAGTGTTTCGTGCAAAATTCACATTCAAAtagtttttcaccagtatgctcCGTCATATGCAATTTTAAAAGTGGTTTGTTTGAAAACTGTTTGATGCAAATTttacattcaaatggtttttcaccagtgtgaactctcaTATGCGATTTTAAAAGTGATTTGGtcgaaaactgtttggtgcaaatgttacattcaaatggtttttcaccaggaTGCACTGTCATATGCGCTGTTAAATTactatttgagtaaaattgtttggcgcaaatttcacattcaaatggtttttcaccagtatggaCTCTCATATGTAATTTTAAAAGTGGTTTCGTTGagaactgtttggtgcaaatttcacattcaaatcgtttttcaccagtatgcactctcacaTGTGCTTTTAAATTACTCTTTGATGAAAAATGTTTGgcgcaaatttcacattcaaatggtttttcaccagtatgcactctcatatgtaattttaaaagtggtttcgttgaaaactgtttggtgcaaattttacaTGCAAAAGGTTTATCCCCAGTGTGTATCCTCATATGTAGTTGTAAACAATAATTGTTTGTCAATCGTTTTTGGCAAATGATACATATAAAACGATGTCCTCTCTTGTCCTCGTTGGTAGtagaagatatacactggttcaAATTATTGTAACTTCTATCTTCATTTGTTAAGAGACTTTTATcatcaattttcatatctttacaAGAGAAACCTAAAATTATAATTgcttgttaaatcagaataatgtaattaaaaaaaataataaaaaatgattgCAGAAAATATATTTAGGTTCGCTTTAGAAAATGTGTGTGTAGGTCGTACAAATTGTAATAATAAAGGTA is from Diabrotica virgifera virgifera chromosome 9, PGI_DIABVI_V3a and encodes:
- the LOC126892622 gene encoding zinc finger protein OZF-like isoform X2; translation: MFVQTQTEVKQEISETTCKREVDEVLEDAFKIEIKEEPTRESTNYDAFDYLDVKKCSIKAEIKQDDGFSCKDMKIDDKSLLTNEDRSYNNLNQCISSTTNEDKRGHRFICIICQKRLTNNYCLQLHMRIHTGDKPFACKICTKQFSTKPLLKLHMRVHTGEKPFECEICAKHFSSKSNLKAHVRVHTGEKRFECEICTKQFSTKPLLKLHMRVHTGEKPFECEICAKQFYSNSNLTAHMTVHPGEKPFECNICTKQFSTKSLLKSHMRVHTGEKPFECKICIKQFSNKPLLKLHMTEHTGEKLFECEFCTKHFSTKSYLLMHMTLHTEEKPFECEICKKQFPMILYLKSHMRVHTGRKPVQCEICTKRFLTKYYLKIHMKLHTGEKPFECEICTKQFSSKSNLKTHMRVHTREKRFECEICTKKFSSKQVLKSHMRVHAG